In Kitasatospora viridis, one DNA window encodes the following:
- a CDS encoding carbohydrate ABC transporter permease has translation MARAGRTHHAGPVTYAVLVLAALASLFPLYWTLVAASTDAHRVVSSPPPLVPGANLFKNLSYVWHHAGGRGMGPALLNSTLVASSVTLGTVVFSVLAGFAFAKLRFAGRGVLMGLVVATLAVPAQLSVVPLFILMRQLGWGNHLQALIMPTLVTAFGVFFMRQYLVQALPTELLEAARTDGANSLRVVWHVVLPIARPAMAVLGMLTFVQSWNDFLWPIIAMNGATNPTVQVALAGLGTGWSTDWSVIMAGALIGTLPLLLVFVLFGRQIVGGITQGAVKG, from the coding sequence GTCACCTACGCGGTGCTGGTGCTGGCCGCGCTGGCCTCGCTCTTCCCGCTCTACTGGACCCTGGTGGCCGCCTCCACCGACGCCCACCGGGTGGTGTCCAGCCCGCCGCCGCTGGTCCCGGGCGCGAACCTGTTCAAGAACCTCTCCTACGTCTGGCACCACGCGGGCGGGCGGGGCATGGGCCCGGCCCTGCTCAACTCCACGCTGGTCGCGAGCTCGGTGACGCTCGGCACGGTGGTCTTCTCGGTGCTGGCGGGGTTCGCCTTCGCCAAGCTGCGGTTCGCCGGGCGGGGCGTGCTGATGGGCCTGGTGGTGGCCACCCTGGCCGTCCCCGCGCAGCTGAGCGTGGTGCCGCTGTTCATCCTGATGCGCCAACTGGGCTGGGGAAACCACCTGCAGGCGCTGATCATGCCCACCCTGGTGACGGCGTTCGGCGTGTTCTTCATGCGCCAGTACCTGGTCCAGGCGCTGCCGACCGAGCTACTGGAGGCGGCCCGCACCGACGGCGCCAACTCGCTGCGGGTGGTCTGGCACGTGGTGCTCCCGATCGCCCGGCCGGCGATGGCGGTGCTGGGCATGCTCACCTTCGTCCAGTCCTGGAACGACTTCCTGTGGCCGATCATCGCGATGAACGGCGCGACCAACCCGACCGTGCAGGTGGCGCTGGCCGGCCTCGGCACCGGCTGGTCCACGGACTGGTCGGTCATCATGGCCGGAGCGCTGATCGGTACCCTGCCGCTGTTGCTGGTGTTCGTCCTGTTCGGCCGTCAGATCGTCGGCGGCATCACCCAGGGCGCCGTGAAGGGCTGA
- a CDS encoding GH1 family beta-glucosidase: MTLAPRTTDRAESPRRQPPQVFPPGFRWGAATAAYQVEGAVREAGRTPSIWDTFSHTPGRVTDGHTGDLATDHYHRFREDVALMAELGLKAYRFSISWSRVQPTGRGPALEAGLDFYRRLTDELLAHGIQPVATLYHWDLPQELEDAGGWPARATAERFGEYAHLAAEALGDRVALWTTLNEPWCSAFLGYGSGVHAPGRTDPADALRAAHHLNLAHGRAVAALRAALPRSAELAISLNLHQVRALTERHADLDAARRIDAVGNRIFTGPLLHGGYPADLKADTGHLVDWEKLVHPGDEAAIGAPIDLLGLNYYTPTLVSEAADGVGGNAHDPHGSSEHSPWPGAEHVLFHLPPGRTTEMGWSIDPTGLYDLITETARAKPGLPLLITENGAAFADTLAADGTVHDPERIAYLHGHLAAVHRAIEDGADVRGYFLWSLLDNFEWSYGYHKRFGAIYVDYPTQRRIPKSSAAWYARTVRANALAEPAE; the protein is encoded by the coding sequence ATGACCTTGGCACCCCGCACCACCGATCGCGCCGAGTCGCCGCGGCGACAGCCCCCGCAGGTCTTCCCGCCCGGCTTCCGCTGGGGCGCGGCCACCGCGGCCTACCAGGTGGAGGGCGCCGTCCGGGAGGCCGGGCGGACGCCGTCGATCTGGGACACCTTCAGCCACACCCCCGGCCGGGTGACCGACGGCCACACCGGCGACCTGGCCACCGACCACTACCACCGGTTCCGCGAGGACGTCGCACTGATGGCCGAACTCGGCCTGAAGGCCTACCGGTTCTCGATCTCCTGGTCGCGGGTCCAGCCGACCGGCCGCGGCCCGGCGCTGGAGGCCGGCCTGGACTTCTACCGGCGGCTGACCGACGAGCTGCTCGCGCACGGGATCCAGCCGGTGGCCACGCTCTACCACTGGGACCTGCCGCAGGAGTTGGAGGACGCAGGGGGTTGGCCGGCGCGGGCCACCGCCGAGCGGTTCGGCGAGTACGCCCACCTCGCGGCCGAGGCCCTGGGCGACCGGGTGGCGCTGTGGACCACGCTCAACGAGCCGTGGTGCTCGGCCTTCCTGGGCTACGGCTCCGGCGTGCACGCGCCCGGCCGCACCGACCCGGCCGACGCGCTGCGCGCCGCGCACCACCTCAACCTGGCCCACGGCCGGGCGGTGGCCGCACTGCGCGCCGCACTGCCGCGCTCCGCCGAGCTGGCCATCAGCCTGAACCTGCACCAGGTCCGGGCCCTGACGGAGCGTCACGCGGACCTGGACGCGGCCCGCCGGATCGACGCGGTGGGCAACCGGATCTTCACCGGTCCGCTGCTGCACGGCGGTTACCCGGCGGACCTGAAGGCCGACACCGGGCACCTGGTGGACTGGGAGAAGCTGGTGCATCCGGGCGACGAGGCGGCGATCGGCGCGCCGATCGACCTGCTGGGCCTCAACTACTACACCCCGACCCTGGTCTCGGAGGCGGCGGACGGGGTCGGCGGCAACGCCCACGACCCGCACGGCAGCAGCGAGCACTCGCCCTGGCCGGGCGCGGAGCACGTGCTGTTCCACCTGCCGCCGGGCCGGACCACCGAGATGGGCTGGTCGATCGACCCGACCGGCCTGTACGACCTGATCACCGAGACCGCCCGCGCCAAGCCGGGCCTGCCGCTGCTGATCACCGAGAACGGCGCCGCGTTCGCGGACACCCTCGCCGCCGACGGCACCGTGCACGACCCGGAGCGGATCGCCTACCTGCACGGCCACCTGGCCGCCGTGCACCGGGCGATCGAGGACGGCGCGGACGTGCGCGGCTACTTCCTCTGGTCGCTGCTGGACAACTTCGAGTGGTCCTACGGCTACCACAAGCGGTTCGGCGCGATCTACGTGGACTACCCGACCCAGCGCCGGATCCCCAAGTCCAGCGCCGCCTGGTACGCCCGCACCGTCCGGGCCAACGCGTTGGCGGAGCCGGCCGAGTAG
- a CDS encoding heparan-alpha-glucosaminide N-acetyltransferase domain-containing protein, with amino-acid sequence MDTFRGCLVVLRIFIGSQVEELAAPVLLHADGFGLTVADLVAPGFLFIMGLAVPVSMSAFLRAPGAGDPGRPDRRRQLLRIGRRAVLLYAIGTFLNAYPFLPEELAHLRFTGVLQRLAVVYLVVSLLYVSCAWSLLPGARTRVTRLLVRGFLLGGFPLVGVAGWIVATYTFHSPWPECADVHGLVRDCSLEAYLDTGMWGTGHNFNGARFDPEGLLSTVVAAVNCWAGLVIGIDIVRHRQRYGTVGGVRRRASLLIAVGVVCVAAGLALGLVIPIGKQLWTPSYALVTVGIMTVGFGAVLLVFDGGLRPVTVGASPVGSTLVALGRNPLFFYVLSEVVIDTLDYLPLRHHGEQGSVWSVLPEVGLASWLPGPLASAAWAALWLLLFYVPIARLLVARGWYIRV; translated from the coding sequence TTGGACACGTTCCGCGGCTGCCTGGTGGTCCTGCGGATCTTCATCGGCAGTCAGGTGGAGGAGCTCGCGGCTCCGGTCCTGCTGCACGCGGACGGGTTCGGGTTGACGGTCGCCGACCTGGTCGCGCCGGGGTTCCTGTTCATCATGGGCTTGGCGGTGCCGGTGTCCATGTCGGCGTTCCTCCGGGCGCCGGGCGCGGGCGATCCGGGCCGGCCGGACCGGCGGCGGCAGTTGCTGCGCATCGGACGCCGGGCCGTCCTGCTGTACGCGATCGGCACGTTCCTCAACGCGTACCCGTTCCTGCCCGAGGAGCTGGCGCACCTGCGGTTCACCGGCGTGCTGCAACGGCTGGCCGTCGTGTACCTGGTGGTGTCGCTGCTGTACGTCTCGTGCGCCTGGTCGCTGCTGCCCGGCGCGCGCACGAGGGTCACCCGTCTCCTGGTCCGGGGGTTCCTGCTCGGCGGCTTCCCGCTCGTGGGCGTGGCCGGCTGGATCGTGGCGACGTACACCTTCCACAGCCCCTGGCCCGAGTGCGCCGACGTGCACGGGCTGGTACGGGACTGCTCGCTTGAGGCCTACCTCGACACCGGGATGTGGGGCACCGGGCACAACTTCAACGGGGCCAGGTTCGACCCGGAGGGGCTCCTGTCGACGGTGGTGGCGGCCGTCAACTGCTGGGCAGGGCTGGTCATCGGCATCGACATCGTCCGGCACAGGCAGCGCTACGGCACGGTCGGCGGCGTTCGCCGGCGCGCGTCCCTGCTGATCGCCGTGGGCGTCGTGTGCGTCGCGGCGGGGCTCGCGCTGGGCCTGGTCATCCCGATCGGCAAGCAGCTGTGGACCCCGTCGTACGCGCTCGTGACCGTCGGGATCATGACGGTGGGCTTCGGCGCGGTGCTGTTGGTGTTCGACGGCGGGCTGCGGCCCGTGACCGTCGGGGCGAGCCCGGTGGGCTCCACGCTGGTGGCTCTCGGCCGCAACCCGCTGTTCTTCTACGTACTGTCCGAGGTCGTCATCGACACGCTGGACTACCTGCCGCTGCGGCACCACGGCGAGCAGGGGTCGGTGTGGAGCGTGCTCCCCGAGGTCGGCCTCGCCTCGTGGCTGCCCGGGCCGCTGGCGAGCGCGGCGTGGGCGGCGCTGTGGCTGCTGCTCTTCTACGTGCCGATCGCCCGGCTGCTCGTGGCGCGCGGCTGGTACATCCGGGTGTGA
- a CDS encoding bifunctional polysaccharide deacetylase/glycosyltransferase family 2 protein: MRRGTPRGHWWVLACVLTVFLLALFLATSVLHGVGAAGTSQSQGPDDLVPGSVAGGGPLVDDRDGTPVSSAVHPGTVALTFDDGPDPTWTPQVLRLLAAKQVPGTFFVIGEHVAEHPELVRAEAAAGHEVGLHTFTHADLATAPIWRVRLELAASRAVLAGATGRSTTLLRPPYSSTPDAVGNRDWQAIRRTGALGYLTVLSTQDSLDWEGGNTADIVRQAVPPQGQGAVVLMHDGGGDRSRTVAALGQYIDTLKARGYRFTTLTEAVGLPPQTAPAPRLDRWYGAALILLLQAAVTVPTATAWLLAAVAVLTVGRLLLLAAAAVAHRRRAAARGLPDPGRPVSVVVPAHNERDTIAACVRALLAGGCPDIDVVVVDDGSGDGTAEAARTVQDPRVRVLTQPNRGKPAALNAGIAHAAHDVILMVDADTVLAPGAVARLVTAFDDPAVGAVAGNTKVANRTGLLPLWQHLEYVMSFGLERRLFDLFGASPTVPGAIGAFRREALASCGGISADTLAEDTDIAMALCRAGWRVVYRSDAHAATHVPTTVRELWHQRYRWAYGTLQSSWKHRHAVKERGTAGRLGRRTLPYLLLFQLVLPLAAPLLDAAALYGLTFGSTFAPAGTWAAFCLAQLALAAYALRQDGESLRHLWLVPLQQTLYRTALCLVTAHALVSAALGVGPQWQSARERHGRRHTRMYQPRATSSRAIGT; the protein is encoded by the coding sequence GTGAGGAGGGGCACGCCGCGCGGGCACTGGTGGGTCCTGGCCTGCGTCCTGACGGTCTTTCTGCTGGCGCTGTTCCTGGCCACCTCGGTGCTGCACGGGGTCGGCGCGGCCGGCACCTCGCAGAGCCAGGGGCCGGACGACCTGGTGCCGGGGTCCGTGGCCGGCGGCGGCCCCCTGGTCGACGACCGGGACGGCACGCCGGTCAGCTCCGCCGTGCACCCGGGGACGGTGGCGCTGACCTTCGACGACGGCCCGGACCCGACCTGGACCCCGCAGGTCCTGCGGCTGCTGGCCGCCAAGCAGGTCCCGGGAACGTTCTTCGTGATCGGCGAGCACGTGGCCGAACACCCCGAACTGGTCCGCGCGGAGGCCGCCGCCGGGCACGAGGTCGGGCTGCACACCTTCACCCACGCCGACCTGGCCACCGCGCCGATCTGGCGGGTGCGACTGGAACTCGCCGCCAGCCGCGCCGTGCTGGCCGGGGCCACCGGCCGGAGCACCACGCTGCTGCGACCGCCCTACTCCTCCACGCCCGACGCCGTCGGCAACCGCGACTGGCAGGCGATCCGGCGCACCGGGGCGCTCGGCTACCTCACCGTCCTGTCCACCCAGGACAGCCTCGACTGGGAGGGCGGCAACACCGCGGACATCGTGCGCCAGGCCGTGCCGCCGCAAGGGCAGGGGGCCGTCGTCCTGATGCACGACGGCGGCGGCGACCGCTCCCGCACCGTCGCGGCCCTGGGCCAGTACATCGACACGCTCAAAGCGCGCGGCTACCGCTTCACCACCCTCACCGAGGCGGTCGGCCTGCCGCCGCAGACCGCCCCGGCGCCCCGGCTCGACCGCTGGTACGGCGCCGCGCTGATCCTGCTGCTCCAGGCCGCCGTCACCGTGCCCACCGCGACCGCCTGGCTGCTGGCCGCGGTGGCGGTGCTGACGGTCGGTCGGCTACTCCTGCTCGCCGCGGCCGCCGTCGCGCACCGGCGGCGTGCCGCCGCCCGGGGCCTGCCCGACCCGGGCCGGCCCGTCTCGGTCGTCGTCCCCGCGCACAACGAGCGGGACACCATCGCCGCCTGCGTGCGCGCCCTGCTGGCGGGCGGCTGCCCCGACATCGACGTGGTCGTCGTCGACGACGGCTCCGGCGACGGCACGGCGGAGGCGGCCCGGACCGTGCAGGACCCCAGGGTCCGCGTCCTCACCCAGCCCAACCGGGGCAAGCCCGCCGCACTGAACGCCGGCATCGCGCACGCCGCGCACGACGTGATCCTGATGGTCGACGCCGACACCGTGCTCGCCCCCGGCGCCGTGGCCCGCCTGGTCACGGCCTTCGACGATCCCGCGGTCGGCGCGGTGGCCGGCAACACCAAGGTCGCCAACCGCACCGGCCTGCTGCCCCTTTGGCAGCACCTGGAGTACGTCATGAGCTTCGGCCTGGAGCGCCGGCTCTTCGACCTGTTCGGCGCCAGCCCCACCGTCCCCGGCGCCATCGGCGCGTTCCGGCGCGAGGCGCTCGCGTCCTGCGGCGGCATCAGCGCCGACACCCTGGCCGAGGACACCGACATCGCGATGGCCCTGTGCCGGGCGGGCTGGCGCGTGGTCTACCGGAGCGACGCCCACGCCGCCACCCACGTCCCCACCACCGTGCGGGAGTTGTGGCACCAGCGCTACCGCTGGGCCTACGGCACGCTGCAGTCCAGCTGGAAGCACCGGCACGCCGTCAAGGAGCGCGGCACCGCGGGCCGGCTGGGCCGTCGCACCCTGCCCTACCTGCTGCTCTTCCAGCTCGTCCTCCCGCTCGCCGCGCCCCTCCTGGACGCCGCCGCCCTCTACGGGCTGACCTTCGGCAGCACCTTCGCCCCCGCCGGCACCTGGGCCGCGTTCTGCCTCGCCCAACTCGCCCTCGCCGCCTACGCCCTGCGCCAGGACGGGGAGAGCCTGCGCCACCTGTGGCTGGTGCCCCTCCAGCAGACCCTCTACCGCACGGCCCTGTGCCTGGTCACCGCCCACGCCCTGGTCAGCGCGGCCCTCGGGGTCGGGCCCCAGTGGCAGAGCGCGCGGGAGCGCCACGGCCGCCGTCACACCCGGATGTACCAGCCGCGCGCCACGAGCAGCCGGGCGATCGGCACGTAG
- a CDS encoding dihydrofolate reductase family protein — MRKIIVCTFLTLDGVMQAPGGPDEDAESGFEHGGWQKPLDDDEVGPAIAGWYEHSDAMLLGRKTYDIFASYWPTADPANPFTERMNGMHKYVASRTLTSVEWQNSTLLAGDTVEAVRELKASAGGDINVVGSGDLAQTLMRHGLVDEFRLTIHPVIIGTGKRLFAEGAVPTALEPVSVTTTKGGTVIGVYRPKGKPSYDSY, encoded by the coding sequence GTGCGCAAGATCATCGTTTGCACGTTCCTCACGCTCGACGGCGTCATGCAGGCCCCCGGCGGCCCGGACGAGGACGCCGAGAGCGGCTTCGAGCACGGCGGCTGGCAGAAGCCGCTGGACGACGACGAGGTCGGCCCGGCCATCGCCGGCTGGTACGAGCACTCCGACGCGATGCTGCTCGGCCGCAAGACCTACGACATCTTCGCGTCGTACTGGCCGACCGCCGATCCCGCCAACCCGTTCACCGAGCGGATGAACGGCATGCACAAGTACGTCGCGTCGCGGACCCTGACGTCCGTCGAGTGGCAGAACTCCACCCTGCTGGCGGGCGACACCGTCGAGGCGGTGCGCGAGCTGAAGGCCTCCGCGGGCGGCGACATCAACGTCGTCGGCAGCGGCGACCTCGCGCAGACCCTGATGCGCCACGGCCTGGTCGACGAGTTCCGGCTGACCATCCATCCGGTGATCATCGGCACCGGCAAGCGGCTGTTCGCCGAGGGTGCCGTCCCCACCGCGCTGGAGCCGGTCAGCGTCACGACGACGAAGGGCGGCACCGTCATCGGCGTCTACCGGCCGAAGGGCAAGCCCAGCTACGACAGCTACTGA
- a CDS encoding winged helix-turn-helix transcriptional regulator, protein MREYPGSIFLADCPARLAIEIIADKWAVVVLFALSRKPCRHGELVELIGGISRKVLTQTLRRLQGYGLVDRHAGAGKVEYVLTDLGRTLVEPIAVLTEWAHEHGAAVARFQESEPTQ, encoded by the coding sequence ATGCGTGAGTACCCCGGCAGCATCTTCCTCGCCGACTGCCCGGCCCGGCTGGCGATCGAGATCATCGCCGACAAGTGGGCGGTGGTCGTGCTGTTCGCGCTGAGCCGGAAACCGTGCAGACACGGCGAGTTGGTCGAGCTGATCGGCGGCATCTCGCGCAAGGTGCTGACCCAGACGCTGCGCCGGTTGCAGGGCTACGGCCTGGTCGACCGCCACGCCGGGGCCGGGAAGGTCGAGTACGTGCTGACGGACCTGGGCCGGACGCTGGTGGAGCCGATCGCCGTGCTCACCGAGTGGGCGCATGAGCACGGCGCGGCCGTGGCGCGGTTCCAGGAGTCGGAACCGACTCAGTAG
- a CDS encoding polysaccharide deacetylase family protein: MKTTTAWPGGRKVAALVTVALELWSPGHWPGYAPMAAAWPLPPGTDDTHSTSWADYGVTTGIWRLLDVLGDLPATVGVNGLVAERHPETVRAVHAAGHEIAAHSWAQEGVPALLDVEAERADIRRCTEILRRVTGVRPTGWLSPRATGSRHTDGLLAEAGYRWTGDHGDRDLPHVLSTAHGPLVSLMHSDHSDVRDAGAGPHAYRDLHRELLDQLLAAPGPGVFRMTVHAHVAGRPLLAGMVGQILDHLRGSDDVWVATHAQLAEHVLAG, translated from the coding sequence ATGAAAACAACAACCGCATGGCCGGGCGGGCGCAAGGTCGCGGCACTGGTCACCGTCGCGTTGGAGCTGTGGTCACCGGGGCACTGGCCCGGCTACGCGCCGATGGCCGCGGCGTGGCCGCTGCCGCCCGGCACCGACGACACGCACAGCACCTCCTGGGCGGACTACGGCGTCACCACCGGCATCTGGCGGCTGCTCGACGTGCTCGGCGACCTGCCCGCCACCGTCGGCGTCAACGGGCTGGTGGCCGAGCGGCACCCGGAGACCGTCAGGGCGGTGCACGCGGCGGGTCACGAGATCGCCGCGCACTCCTGGGCCCAGGAGGGGGTGCCCGCGCTGCTCGACGTCGAGGCCGAGCGGGCCGACATCCGCCGCTGCACCGAGATCCTGCGCCGCGTCACCGGCGTGCGCCCGACGGGGTGGTTGAGCCCGCGCGCCACCGGTTCGCGGCACACCGACGGCCTGCTCGCCGAGGCCGGCTACCGCTGGACCGGCGACCACGGCGACCGCGACCTCCCGCACGTGCTGTCCACCGCGCACGGTCCGCTGGTCTCCCTCATGCACAGCGACCACTCCGACGTCCGCGACGCCGGGGCCGGCCCGCACGCCTACCGCGACCTGCACCGCGAGCTGCTGGACCAGTTGCTCGCCGCCCCCGGCCCGGGCGTCTTCCGGATGACCGTCCACGCCCACGTCGCGGGCCGACCGCTGCTCGCGGGCATGGTCGGCCAGATCCTCGACCACCTCCGCGGGTCCGACGACGTCTGGGTCGCCACCCACGCCCAGCTGGCCGAACACGTCCTCGCCGGATGA
- a CDS encoding NmrA family NAD(P)-binding protein: MTHVLVVGGTGAMGGHVVRRLLATTDATITVPTRHPESAHAAALAATAPGRVRVVRSDPAALETLLGRADRVFANTDFFATGSAVGEYRQGLRLLEAAQRAGVERFIWSSLDSAVSLTGHPVPHFDSKAAVAAHIDLMRSEEMLRKETDGWYTDHVSVLTTAPYFENLRDRLTPRPDGRGGLAFRLPLGAARYPLVALDDIAWFACHMFENWQSWGALDLAVVGDSLTGHEIAATFARVTGTPSAYVPMPHDDLQAAVPDFGHDYAAMFRFFANRDLYTRDRDIDLLRRLHPGLMTFEDWLHHTGWTGPALPRPSACHGRAIE; encoded by the coding sequence ATGACCCACGTCCTCGTCGTCGGCGGCACCGGAGCCATGGGCGGCCACGTGGTCCGCCGGCTGCTGGCCACCACCGACGCCACCATCACCGTCCCCACCCGCCACCCCGAGTCCGCCCACGCCGCCGCGCTCGCCGCCACCGCGCCCGGGCGGGTGCGCGTCGTCCGCTCCGACCCGGCGGCCCTGGAGACCCTGCTCGGGCGGGCCGACCGGGTGTTCGCCAACACCGACTTCTTCGCGACGGGCAGCGCGGTCGGCGAGTACCGGCAGGGGCTGCGCCTGCTGGAGGCGGCGCAGCGGGCCGGCGTGGAGCGGTTCATCTGGTCCTCGCTGGACAGCGCGGTGTCCCTGACCGGCCACCCCGTGCCGCACTTCGACAGCAAGGCCGCCGTCGCCGCCCACATCGACCTGATGCGCTCGGAGGAGATGCTCCGCAAGGAGACCGACGGCTGGTACACCGACCACGTCTCGGTGCTGACCACGGCGCCGTACTTCGAGAACCTGCGGGACCGGCTCACTCCCCGACCGGACGGCCGGGGCGGCCTGGCGTTCAGGCTCCCGCTCGGCGCCGCCCGCTACCCGCTGGTCGCCCTCGACGACATCGCCTGGTTCGCCTGCCACATGTTCGAGAACTGGCAGTCCTGGGGCGCCCTCGACCTCGCGGTGGTCGGTGACAGCCTCACCGGGCACGAGATCGCCGCCACCTTCGCCCGGGTCACGGGCACGCCCAGCGCTTACGTCCCGATGCCGCACGACGATCTGCAGGCCGCCGTCCCCGACTTCGGCCACGACTACGCGGCGATGTTCCGGTTCTTCGCCAACCGCGACCTCTACACCCGGGACCGGGACATCGACCTGCTGCGCCGCCTGCACCCCGGCCTGATGACCTTCGAGGACTGGCTGCACCACACCGGCTGGACGGGGCCCGCTCTTCCGCGCCCGTCCGCCTGCCACGGCCGAGCCATCGAGTAG